One genomic segment of Schistosoma haematobium chromosome 6, whole genome shotgun sequence includes these proteins:
- the SAMD15_2 gene encoding sterile alpha motif domain containing 15 (EggNog:ENOG410VD77~COG:S) has translation MSFAEICNSTQIPKALLWDVNQVASWIEGIGYSQYKECFTENQIDGRSLINIHSSTLPHLGVTEFADIKLRFIRRIIRVVLNSMAYNCIIIILLLFITIQMDVKSSQIDMDTLKEIMKLNKDQLETLDKRVQKTRLDIEKLIGETNSDLKNHGVQSDEVIECRRMFYASEHGAIIFDDMIEKIRVNKFKSPLVTNYNFTDLINCFEKQKKHHQMEAANRNGSACYINLPPQHIEVFENVNDKLNTLHYVKSEFSKFLFLTTFGWKLIY, from the exons ATGAGTTTCGCCGAAATCTGTAATAGCACTCAAATCCCAAAAGCTTTACTTTGGGATGTTAATCAAGTTGCTTCTTGGATTGAAGGCATTGGATATTCTCAGTACAAG GAATGTTTTACTGAAAATCAGATTGATGGTCGCAGTCTAATTAATATCCACTCTTCAACACTTCCTCATTTAGGCGTGACTGAGTTTGCAGATATTAAG CTGCGTTTTATTAGGAGAATCATCAGAGTTGTACTTAATTCTATGGCGTACAACTGTATCATCATTATTCTGTTGCTGTTTATAACCATACAAATGG ATGTGAAATCTTCACAAATTGATATGGATACGCTTAAAGAAATAATGAAACTTAATAAAG ATCAATTGGAAACGCTGGACAAGAGAGTACAAAAGACAAGACTTGATATTGAGAAGCTTATAG GGGAAACAAATTCAGATTTGAAGAATCACGGTGTGCAGTCTGATGAAG TGATCGAATGCCGACGCATGTTTTATGCAAGCGAACATGGAGCAATAATCTTCGATG ATATGATAGAAAAAATTCGTGTCAACAAATTTAAAAGTC CCCTAGTTACCAACTATAACTTCACTGATTTGATCAACTGTTTCGAAAAACAAAAGAAGCATCATCAAA TGGAGGCAGCTAATCGCAATGGTTCAGCGTGTTACATCAATCTACCACCACAACATATTGAAG tTTTCGAGAATGTCAATGACAAATTGAATACTTTACATTATGTGAAGTCCGAATTCAGTAAATTTTTAT TTCTCACCACATTCGGATGGAAATTAATTTACTAG
- the SAMD15_1 gene encoding Sterile alpha motif domain-containing protein 15 (EggNog:ENOG410VD77~COG:S) yields MSFAEICNSTQIPKALLWDVNQVASWIEGIGYSQYKECFTENQIDGRSLINIHSSTLPHLGVTEFADIKNIACKVREVLNLDENESSRKLHLPPRNIVGMFLEAKSYTGSKLSGLTFPRFVYNTRSAIWQPSLTNMGMIFKY; encoded by the exons ATGAGTTTCGCCGAAATCTGTAATAGCACTCAAATCCCAAAAGCTTTACTTTGGGATGTTAATCAAGTTGCTTCTTGGATTGAAGGCATTGGATATTCTCAGTACAAG GAATGTTTTACTGAAAATCAGATTGATGGTCGCAGTCTAATTAATATCCACTCTTCAACACTTCCTCATTTAGGCGTGACTGAGTTTGCAGATATTAAG AATATAGCATGTAAAGTGAGGGAAGTTTTGAATCTAGATGAAAACGAGTCGTCGCGCAAATTGCACTTGCCTCCAAGAAACATAGTTGGGATGTTTCTCGAAGCAAAAAGCTATACTGGAAGCAAATTATCTGGACTCACATTTCCCAGATTTGTTTACAATACTCGGAGTGCAATTTGGCAACCTTCATTAACAAATATGGggatgatttttaaatattaa